GGAAAACAGGATGATGCAGCAGTGCAGCTCGAGGCTCTTGATATTTTGTCGGACATGTTGGGAAGGTGAGATAATACTTTATATAGCAGGTCTATTAGTATTATTATGGGTCTCTGCAGAGTGGCTCCCATCTCACCTCCTCTGTGTTTCCAGCAGATTAGGAGGTGCCCTCTTTTCCTTCCATGCCTCCATCCTGAGCTGTCTCCTGCCCCAGCTCACCAGCCCTCGGCTTGCGGTGAGGAAGAGAGCTGTCCTGGCCTTGGGGCACCTGGTGCAAACCTGCAATGGAAACTTGTTCACAGAACTTGTAGAACATCTGGTGACAGAAATGAAAAAGAACGAATCCACATCCACCACTAGAACCTACATTCAGTGTGTGGCCGCTGTAAGCTTGCAGGCAGGACACAGATTAGGTAAGAAGGGCACAAAGATGTCTCTGCAGACTGTAGGAACATGATAATCGATTACACGATCACAATATTCTAACTACAACCTGTGGAAAAGCAGAACTAATCCAGCTCTGTATCTCCTCTATATCCCATCTGCTCTTTCTCCAGGGCCACATCTGGCAAGAATTGTGCCACTAGTGGTGGGCTTCTGTAAAGTGGAAGATGATGAGCTGCAGGAGCAGTGCTTTCAGGCATTGGACTCATTTATCAGACGCAGCCCTAAAGAAATCTCAACTTACGTCCCCACAGTCATTGATCTGTGTCTGAAATATATTTCTTATGACCCTAACTACAACTACGATAgtgaagatgaagaggagatgATGGAAACAGAAAGCGAGGAAGAACCAGGTCAGTGTTAGCTGCTAagactgccctcctatgtacaagaatataactactataatactgccccctatgtacaagaagataactactataatattgccctcctatgtacaagaatataactactataatactgccccctatgtacaagactataactactataattttgccccctatctacaagaatataactactataatactgccccctatgtacaaaaatataactactataatactgctccctatgtacaagaatctaactactataatactgctccctatgtacaagaatataactactataatactgccccctatgtacaagaatataactactataatactgctccctatgtacaagaatataactactataatactgccctcctatgtacaagaatataactactataatattgcccccctatctacaagaatataacttctataatactgccccctatgtacaagaatataactactataatactgctccctatgtacaagaatataactgctataatactgcccctatgtgcaagaatagaactactataatactgccctcctatgtacaagaatataactactataatactgcccatatgtacaagaatataactactataatactgccctctatggacaagaatataactactataatactgcccctatgtacaagaatataactactataatactgcctcctatgtacaagaatataactactataatactgccccctatgtacaagaataaaactactataatactgccccctatgtacaagaatataactaccactatactgccccctatgtacaagaatataactactataatactgcccctatatacaagaatataactactataatactgccccctatgtacaagaatataactactactatactgccccctatgtacaagaatataactactataatactgccccctatgtacaggaatataactactataatactgccccctatgtacaagaagataactactataatattgccctcctatgtacaagaatataactactataatactgccccctatgtacaagactataactactataattttgccccctatctacaagaatataactactataatactgccccctatgtacaaaaatataactactataatactgctccctatgtacaagaatctaactactataatactgctccctatgtacaagaatataactactataatactgccccctatgtacaagaatataactactataatactgctccctatgtacaagaatataactactataatactgccctcctatgtacaagaatataactactataatattgcccccctatctacaagaatataacttctataatactgccccctatgtacaagaatataactactataatactgctccctatgtacaagaatataactgctataatactgcccctatgtgcaagaatagaactactataatactgccctcctatgtacaagaatataactactataatactgcccatatgtacaagaatataactactataatactgccctctatggacaagaatataactactataatactgcccctatgtacaagaatataactactataatactgcctcctatgtacaagaatataactactataatactgccccctatgtacaagaataaaactactataatactgccccctatgtacaagaatataactaccactatactgccccctatgtacaagaatataactactataatactgcccctatatacaagaatataactactataatactgccccctatgtacaagaatataactactactatactgccccctatgtacaagaatataactactataatactgccccctatgtacaggaatataactactataatactgccccctatgtacaagactataactactataatactgccttctatgtacaagattataactactataatactgccccctatgtacaagaatataactactataatactgcctcctatgtacaagaatataactactataatactgcccctatgtacaagaatataactactataatactgccccctatggttgCCCCTTTTCGTTGATGAGTGATTTATGTTGGTTTGTTCTCTGTAGAGAGTGAAGAAGAATACAGCGATGATGACGATATGAGCTGGAAAGTGAGGCGCTCAGCAGCCAAGTGTCTGGAGACTCTGATCACAGCCAGACCCGATCTCCTGTTAGAGTTTTACAGGACAGCGGCTCCGGCCATCATTTCCCGATTTAAAGAAAGAGAagagaacgtgaaggcggacatCTTCTCTGCATACAACGCTCTGCTCAGGCAAACGCGCTGTTCACATAGCTGCAGACAGAACATGGAGGTCGCTGACAGGGGGGACAGTCCGCTCAGTGCTCTGCAGAAACAGGTGACCAGAGGGCTGTCTTCTGATTCCTGGCAGCCGTTGGGAATGCCCCACTAGTTGGTCACCACATTGCTGTCCTTCCTCCGCAGGTTCCTTTGGTTATGAAGTCTCTCCAAAAACTTCTCAGAGATAAGAGTATCAAGTCTCGTCAGGGATGCTTTGCGGTTCTCACGGAGCTGACCAGTGCACTTCCCGGCTGCCTCTCCCAGCACATCCCTGCATTGGTTCCAGGTAGGACTCCTACTTACCTACCAGCCAACAAATATGGGGTCATTCCAAATGATATCCCCAATGTGCAACACCCAGGACccccgtttaatgacactcagatacataaacttgatatcaatggaaacagaaatggaaaaaatgtcaCTTAGGAGAACCATCTAACGGTAAGTCGTCCTTGTtgcccctaacaaccaatcacagcgccacTCTCAtctctcaagctgctgaggtaagatgaaagctgcgctgtgattggttgctatagtcaACAAGGACTGTCTTACTGTtaaacagttttgctaaatgagagcCAAAAAGTTTCATTCAATGAAGACAGGAGAGCGTTTTGTGTCCTTGACTTTCATGTCTgacagtctgttattagtgtgcaacatCATTTTTGAACGAAGTGTGGTGAAGCTCCGCCCAGCAGGTGCGCAAATCGTAAGCGATACTCAAgtaaaaggttgcatctgtaagcgaAAATCATCCGGCCATCtaccagtaagcgtggaaacagcggagAGCGTCCGTTAAAGTGTtacacaaagtcctcagaaatccactgtCAGTACGACCAGAGAATTGGATGTCCCACCGCCAACTGTGTGGGAGATTCTGCGCAAACGTTTGTGATGTTATCCTTACCGGTGGCAATTATTACCAGCCCTGAAACCGGACGACAAAGCACGGCAACGGTCTATCTGCGAGAGTATGCAATGCTTTCATAgagtctttagtgtttagtgatgaagccacccTCCACCTTTTGGGCACGAACCGTAATGTcagaatgtgggggaggggaaaccCACCGGTCTACATGGAGCGTACGAGCgactcccccaaggtgaatgtgttttgcgctataacctgtaggaaagtgtgtGGCCCTTTCTTTCTTTATGAGGCAACAATGCTGGCATTTCGTACCTGGATgtcctacagatatggcttctgccgcagccgGAACTGGAAagcccaggtttcatcttccaacaggagtGGCCCCACCATCTTattacaatgaagtcagaagtgagcagcgactaccaaacagatggattggccatgcaggtGATGATGATCGTggacttcttccttggcctctacATTCCCCGGACCTTATACCTTGtgattagagtctacatgcccccctgaTCGCCCACCATAATCTGCgacatcacagaagccattgcatcagtcagtcatGATATGCTACAACATGTATGACAGAAACTTGTTCTATGTGTGTGcagtgacaaagggggctcacACTGACCCCCTCTGATGGGGAAAACATTttggatgttgtgcaacaaaactttttgagtttctgtttccattgatatcaaatgtctgtcattaaatgggagttatgaaggtttcacatcaggaagatAATTTATAATAACCCTGTACTTAGCAATTGATGAGTGGCACTATCATTTTGTGTCACCAACTGACTATATTTTTGTCTCCCACTAATAGGTCTTGTCTTCTCCTTGACGGACAAAGGCAGCAGCTCCAATATGCGCCTGGATACGCTAACATTCCTCCATGTTATCCTCAGCTGCCACCCCCCCGAATGCTTCCAGCCTCACCTTCCGGCCCTCTTGCCTCCGGTGGTCACCTGTATCTCTGATCCTTTTTACAAGATCACCTCGGAGGCCCTGCTTGTAACTCAGCAGTTGGTAAGAGTGATCCGACCACTAGACCAGACAAAGGCATCTCAGCCTTCACCCTATACAAAAGAGTTATTCAGTGCCACGTTGAAAAGACTGCAGGCAACAGATATTGATCAGGAGGTGAAGGAAAGGGCTTTGTCTTGTATGGGTCATCTCATAAATCATCTTGGAGATCAACTAGGGAATGATCTCCCACCCACTCTCCAACTCATCCTTGAACGTCTCCGTAATGAGATTACAAGACTCACAGCGGTGAAGGTCCTCACGCTCATTGCAGGATCTCCCCTCAAGATTGACCTGCGGCCATTACTGAAGGATGCACTGCCCATCCTGGCTTCTTTTCTTCGGAAGAACCAGCGAGCCCTCAGGCTAGGAACGGTATCTGCCCTTGAGGTGTTGGTGAGGAACTACAATGACTGTTTAAAGCCCGCCATGTTGGAGCCTGTGCTGGGGGAGCTTCCATCTCTTCTGGCTGAATCCGACATGCACTTGGCGCAAGTGTCTATCGATTTTCTTACCACTTTAGTATCCGCACATCCGGCCTCTCTTCCTAAACTTAGTGCCCGCATCCTTCCCCAACTGTTTCAGCTAGTGCACTCTCCTCTACTCCAAGGAGGTGCTTTGGCCTCAATTCTTTCCTTTTTGCAAGCGCTGGTCATGAGCCACACACCTCATCTTGGATATGCTGATCTTCTCAAGCAACTTATAGGTCCTGTGCACTCTACTGGACCAACGCTTCACAAACAGGCTTTCCATTCCGTAGCTAAGTGTGTGGCCACATTAGCCTGTGCCTGCCCCAAAGAATCCAATGCTTCCATTACACAGTTCATACAAGATGCCAAAAGTGCCCGTGTCGGAGATCCGGTGAAGGTGTTGGCATTCTTGACATTGGCAGAAATTGGACGTGAGAGGAACCTCGGCAACCAGCAGAAGGAACTGAAGAACGTTATTCTTGAAGCTTTCGCATCTCCTAGTGAAGAGGTTAAGTCTGCAGCATCTTATGCCCTTGGAAACGCCTGTGTGGGCAGTCCTGCagattttttgccctttttgctgCATGAAATTGGGGGTCAGCTCAGAAGGCAGTATCTGCTCTTACACTCTCTTAAAGAGGCTCTCACGTGCCTGCCCAGTGAGGAGCTGAGGCCGTACCAGGAGGACGTGTGGAAAATGTTGCTGGAGCACTGCGAGGCTGCGGAGGAAGGCACCAGGAATGTGGTAGCGGAATGTGTGGGGAAGCTCACCCTTGTCAACCCGGAGCAACTCCTGCCACGATTGTGCAAACAGCTGAGCTCAGGTAATGCACGGATTGTAAGACATaaaggcgccttcacactggagagatatttgaaaaatttggtttcattcttatttgcgatgttttc
Above is a window of Eleutherodactylus coqui strain aEleCoq1 chromosome 3, aEleCoq1.hap1, whole genome shotgun sequence DNA encoding:
- the LOC136621483 gene encoding cullin-associated NEDD8-dissociated protein 1-like isoform X2, with protein sequence MSNVTYHISSLLEKMTSSDKDFRFMATNDLMVELQKDSIKLDEDSERRVVKMLLKLLEDKNGEVQNLAVKCLGPLVGKVKEHQVETIVDTLCSNMLSEKEQLRDICSIGLKTVISELPAASSGSSLAANVCRKITGQLTGAIGKQDDAAVQLEALDILSDMLGRLGGALFSFHASILSCLLPQLTSPRLAVRKRAVLALGHLVQTCNGNLFTELVEHLVTEMKKNESTSTTRTYIQCVAAVSLQAGHRLGPHLARIVPLVVGFCKVEDDELQEQCFQALDSFIRRSPKEISTYVPTVIDLCLKYISYDPNYNYDSEDEEEMMETESEEEPESEEEYSDDDDMSWKVRRSAAKCLETLITARPDLLLEFYRTAAPAIISRFKEREENVKADIFSAYNALLRQTRCSHSCRQNMEVADRGDSPLSALQKQVPLVMKSLQKLLRDKSIKSRQGCFAVLTELTSALPGCLSQHIPALVPGLVFSLTDKGSSSNMRLDTLTFLHVILSCHPPECFQPHLPALLPPVVTCISDPFYKITSEALLVTQQLVRVIRPLDQTKASQPSPYTKELFSATLKRLQATDIDQEVKERALSCMGHLINHLGDQLGNDLPPTLQLILERLRNEITRLTAVKVLTLIAGSPLKIDLRPLLKDALPILASFLRKNQRALRLGTVSALEVLVRNYNDCLKPAMLEPVLGELPSLLAESDMHLAQVSIDFLTTLVSAHPASLPKLSARILPQLFQLVHSPLLQGGALASILSFLQALVMSHTPHLGYADLLKQLIGPVHSTGPTLHKQAFHSVAKCVATLACACPKESNASITQFIQDAKSARVGDPVKVLAFLTLAEIGRERNLGNQQKELKNVILEAFASPSEEVKSAASYALGNACVGSPADFLPFLLHEIGGQLRRQYLLLHSLKEALTCLPSEELRPYQEDVWKMLLEHCEAAEEGTRNVVAECVGKLTLVNPEQLLPRLCKQLSSGSPHTRSTVVTAIKFTISDQPSPIDSLLKNCIGDFLKPLQDADPNVRRVTLVMFNSAAHNKPSLVRKLLSRVLPPLYEETKVRKELIREVEMGPFKHTVDDGLDVRKAAFECMYTLLESCLDQLDIYEYLNHVEDGLKDHYDIRMLTFIILTRLASLCPSAVLQRLDQLIEPLRVTCTTKVKAGSVKQEFEKQDELRRSAMRTITALLTISEVENSRSMAEFLTQIRANSELSALMDNIQKDSVTACSTEIMDIS
- the LOC136621483 gene encoding cullin-associated NEDD8-dissociated protein 1-like isoform X1, which produces MSNVTYHISSLLEKMTSSDKDFRFMATNDLMVELQKDSIKLDEDSERRVVKMLLKLLEDKNGEVQNLAVKCLGPLVGKVKEHQVETIVDTLCSNMLSEKEQLRDICSIGLKTVISELPAASSGSSLAANVCRKITGQLTGAIGKQDDAAVQLEALDILSDMLGSRLGGALFSFHASILSCLLPQLTSPRLAVRKRAVLALGHLVQTCNGNLFTELVEHLVTEMKKNESTSTTRTYIQCVAAVSLQAGHRLGPHLARIVPLVVGFCKVEDDELQEQCFQALDSFIRRSPKEISTYVPTVIDLCLKYISYDPNYNYDSEDEEEMMETESEEEPESEEEYSDDDDMSWKVRRSAAKCLETLITARPDLLLEFYRTAAPAIISRFKEREENVKADIFSAYNALLRQTRCSHSCRQNMEVADRGDSPLSALQKQVPLVMKSLQKLLRDKSIKSRQGCFAVLTELTSALPGCLSQHIPALVPGLVFSLTDKGSSSNMRLDTLTFLHVILSCHPPECFQPHLPALLPPVVTCISDPFYKITSEALLVTQQLVRVIRPLDQTKASQPSPYTKELFSATLKRLQATDIDQEVKERALSCMGHLINHLGDQLGNDLPPTLQLILERLRNEITRLTAVKVLTLIAGSPLKIDLRPLLKDALPILASFLRKNQRALRLGTVSALEVLVRNYNDCLKPAMLEPVLGELPSLLAESDMHLAQVSIDFLTTLVSAHPASLPKLSARILPQLFQLVHSPLLQGGALASILSFLQALVMSHTPHLGYADLLKQLIGPVHSTGPTLHKQAFHSVAKCVATLACACPKESNASITQFIQDAKSARVGDPVKVLAFLTLAEIGRERNLGNQQKELKNVILEAFASPSEEVKSAASYALGNACVGSPADFLPFLLHEIGGQLRRQYLLLHSLKEALTCLPSEELRPYQEDVWKMLLEHCEAAEEGTRNVVAECVGKLTLVNPEQLLPRLCKQLSSGSPHTRSTVVTAIKFTISDQPSPIDSLLKNCIGDFLKPLQDADPNVRRVTLVMFNSAAHNKPSLVRKLLSRVLPPLYEETKVRKELIREVEMGPFKHTVDDGLDVRKAAFECMYTLLESCLDQLDIYEYLNHVEDGLKDHYDIRMLTFIILTRLASLCPSAVLQRLDQLIEPLRVTCTTKVKAGSVKQEFEKQDELRRSAMRTITALLTISEVENSRSMAEFLTQIRANSELSALMDNIQKDSVTACSTEIMDIS